The window CAGTCCTCCTTGTAAGATCTCCCCCctattccccctttttttcatttttaacataactaaaaaaacacCACCCTCCAGATCCTCACcatcgtcctcttcctctactCCCTCGCAGGAGACATCCACCCCACGCCCCtcatcctctccctcctctccctcctcgcctTCATCGCCGTCGAATTCACCCTCGCCCCCAGCCCAATCATCCCCCTCTCCGTCCTCTCCTCCCGCGGCATCCTCCTCTCCTGCCTCTCCCAGCTCGGCCTCCTCACCGGCCGCATGAGCATCATCTTCTACACGCCCATCTTCATGCTCGCCGTCCGCGGCAGCCCCGCCGCCACCGCGGGATCCgtcctcatcgccagcaaCGTCGCCCTCTCCCTCGGCGGCCTCCTCATCGGCTGGCTCCACATCCGCCGCGCCGGCTCCTACTACCTCTCGCTGCTCGTCTCCATCCTGTGCCTCGACGCAACTTTTTACGCGCTGGCCGAGCTGTCGCGCCCGGCGACCCCTTCCTACGTCTTCGTCGCCACCGTCTGCTTCAGCGGCTTCGTCACGGGCATAGTCATCAACTATGCGCTCGTCCACATCCTGCACCTGAGCCACGCCAACACCGAGTACGTCACCACCAGCCTCTTTGCTACGTTTCGAGGCTTCGGCGCAAGTTTCGGCACGTCCCTTGGCGGAGGCATCTTCTACCGCGTCCTGCGTTCTGATCTCGTCAGGGGATTCCTCGCCCTTGACGGGACGTCTGAGCTTGGtccggcgaggaggaagctCGTCGATAGGCTGCTTGAGAGTCCGGAACTCGTGTGGCACGGCGGCGAGCTGTTAAAGCTAGAGCCGCAAGAGAGACAGATTGCCGTGGAGGGCTACGCTGATGCTATCAAGGGCGTGTGGCGAGCTGCCGCAGTATTGGGGTTGCTCGTCATTGCGGTGCAAGCCGCAGCTGGATGGACGTCTCCTAGAGAGGAGGCAACCAGGAAGTTGCAGCATGAGCATGAGCACGATGCATGATGTTAATTATATCGAAATGATGTGCTGCTTTTGTACTGATGCATTCTACAGCGATGTTGTCGAGTTATATAAGCATTGATGTTATATACGCGTACTACATACAAGTCACCCAAGTTCTTGTACAGGACCATGTGTCATTATTTGTTTAacattaaataactaaatgCCCAACCACTGCATGACATTGGCATTCTCAAGCCGTGCAACATGCCTGCTATCTAATCCCTAACCCTCGTTCTATAACATATACAAATGGAGCAAGACCAAAACTCCACCCTACTCCCTAATCGTCATATAATACATATAGCAGCCCACATAacgtttatatttttttggTACATAAATTTGTTGAAATTGGTGTGTAAAGTCCTTTCTTTTAAACTCGTCAACGTATACTTTCTCTGCGGCTAGTaagttatattcttcttcatatcagagagagagcttgctATTCATGTGTATGTGCCTCAATATCGTATAATAGAAGTGATAAGATCcgaggaaagaaaacaagtGAAGAAGGTGATCAAAGCTCAAAGGATAAAACTTGGGGAAAATATCCTTTCTCAGTTTTGGCTATCAATCTCATGAAGAATTGCCTGTGCCCGACAAGAAGAAATCAAGCTCGCTCTTCAGTCCACTGTTCTGTCTCTGCTCGTCGTTGGCAAGCTGTTCCAACAAGCTCATAAAGGGATCTTTCTCGTCGCCTCCCGTCGTGCCAGTGCTACCCGTATTGCTCTTGTTGCTTGGGCTAGGAGCCGTAGCGCCTGGAGTGGTCTGGCTAACTCCTGCCTGCCATGTAGCAGGGCTGCCATAAGCACTGGCCGATAATGTTCCAAACATGATGTCGAATCCGCCGCTGGTATCGTtgatggctggctgctgagaTACGCTCGGTGCATTCTGGGAAGATGCAAGGTTATAGGTGAATGTGGGACTAAATGGCATGCCGCCCATGGCAGCCATACCTGGGCCTGCACCTGCGTGAGCAGGATGCGAAAGACCAAAGCCGGCCATAGCTGGATGAGAGGCCGAATTGACGTCCACAGTGCTGCGCATGGTGCTCATGtgatgttgttgctgctgaggatCCACGTGTGTGGGCATCATCTCAGCCatggcagcgacagcaggATTTGACGGGGCGGCCATCAACCCGGGCTGCATCGGTATAGTTTGGCGGGGGTAGCTCGTCACCGACATGGTAGGAGTGAGGGGCAGAGGAATACCCTGGAGGGAGGATTGTGGTGTATTCTTCCGTTTGTGGCTCGGCCTGTTCTCCGTAGGCCAAGGGGATTGCACGTCAGACAAGGGCGTCGGCTCGTTGGAGTAGTCAACCAGTTCGTCCGCCAAGCTAAGGTTGGCTGTGTCGAAGTGGAAAGTTGGTCCGCCGGGCCCTCCAATGTTAGAATATCTGTCGAAAAAGTCCTCGAGCTGGAACCCGGGGGTATATCGCATCGCGTTTCCGGTAAGCGTCTTTACTAGCTCTCGGTGAGCCTCGTATAATCGTCGGAGCATATCTCGTTGGTGCTGAACAATGGCCCAGGTAAACCGCAGATCGCTCAAGAACTGCATCTCGCGTGATAAGAAGTCTGCGGAGGAGCTGAAGACGCTCATCTCGCCGCTGGTGCCTTGCTTGCCGTAATGCGCGCCGTGGATATGAACGGTGCCGGCGGTGCAGATACAGTAGCCGACAAATGACGGCCACTCAATACTCTGCATCTGCCTACCCATTTCTGCCAGCTCTGTGATGGCGTTTGCATGGAAGAAGCACATGTTGGTTGCCTCAATTTGCCAGGACTGATGTTGTCCATTTCCGGCTAATTCGGCGAGGCTGATGGGGAGGAAGGGTCGGTAAATCAGACAGTGAATAAGATGGTAGATGAGTTTGCATAATACGAGAACAGTTGAGTCGGTCTGGCCGAAAAGAACGTCTGTCGAGGCAAAGACGCCATCTGTGCCAGAGGCCCAAACGTCCAAGTCTTGTCTGATTTTGGATAGATTTGACAGCGAGTGCCAAGGGAAATGTGAGTCGCCTTTGACACCCCCAGCTGCAAGATATCGGTTTGTCACACCTAGGATGCGCGTAATGTCGATGAGCATGCCCGAAGTGCCCTGGGATTTTTTGCCGCTGCCCTGGAAGTACTGCAAATTGGAACCACAGATGAAGAAATCGCCGTTCACAGGCATTCCAGAAACCACTGGGGACCATGAGGGAAGTCGCAGAGCAATACAATCGTCGCCGATAAGTGATGGACGCTTTGAACCAGATGCCGAGAAGCGATCTAATAGGTAACATGACCAGAAGAGCTGTCTTCGAGTTTCCCTTTCCATCGGTGATATTTGTGCCTGTGAGTCCATCTCACGATGGAGTTCGAGTGCCATGATCATGCCAATAGCGTTGGCTATATCCCAAGTCAGATATGCTGTTCCTTTACAATATAATAGAGGCATAAACCGCGAAAATTGGAAGAGGGGCGTATGCACGTACTTATTAGCATGAAAGCTTTCCTCCCCTTTCCTGAGGCGGTATATGCAATCGCCAACAGGACAATTGCTTGGAGATTGTCAATGGAAGGCTCATCGATGTCGATGGCGCTCCTAGCACGAGAGGCATAGTCATCGCCCAGTTTGACAGCTGCTCGAAACCCATTGGGATGCGGTGTATGCCTATGTGAGACGTGAGAAAGACGGTCCGCAGTAAACTGAGTACGAAGGCAAGAAAAACGTCAGAGGATACGTTGAGTGGGATGAAAACGGACCTTgcggcgacggcggcaaTGGCGTTGAATAGAAAGGGGGGAAGCTGGTTGAGTTGGATGCGTTTCCGGATCAATGTTTCATCCACAATGTGGAAAGGCTTGTTGTGGAAGCGATTGAAATAGGTATCGAGAAGAGCATCTGTCTGTACGGCAGGTGTGGCGGGGTCTCTATTGTCGTGATTAGTATTCTATCAGTATTCAATAAAGATGATGCCAATGTATATAAGGCGAGGAGAAACCCACCCAGTCGTCGACGTCTGTGGGGAAAAAAGCGGCAGCTCTGTGACATTAGGCGttgtcatcgccatcgtcttctcctcAGTCGCCCGTCGCTTGGCAACAGGTTCTATGGCATCTCGCTCGGCTGGCTGCCTCTTTGTCGATGATTCAGCTGCTGGAGGGTCTTGCGTTGTCGATactgacgaagacgatggctGTTCGCTCTCGgcattcttctccttcagcttGGCTTCCAACCCGTCCACTCTTTTCAAGAGAGCCTCCAAGACGTCAGTCTTTGGCCCTCGCTTCTTCGGTACGGCATCTATAAAGGACCAATAGTATGAGCACTTGAATTCAAAGTCTAAAAACCGGGTTGCAGTGACGCCGATGTATTCAAAATTCGCTCGCGGCTCCCAGGTGAAATCTCacatccccccccccctcgaCCCCGCCAAAAGGAGGTAGAATTAGAACTTACCGTATATACACGGGCATTGAAACACCAGACACGCCTCGCAAgaaggacgaagacgattaCACTTGATCTAATTCACAAAACAAAGAGGAAAGACTCCGTGTCAGACGAGAATCTTTGCGCACAGTAATTTATAATCATGGTGGGTATCAAATAGGGGAGCGGCGCAAGAACAGCCAGGAGGGGAAACGTTGAAACTGAAAACTCACCTTTCGCTTCCGGCACGACTTGCAATTCATCGACTCACGAGGCTCCGAGTTGACGTTCCGCGCAGGCAAGCGCTCAATGCCAACCTGTGGCCGCTGCGGCGGAAGAGCCACGGGCTGGGCCGCAGGACGATGCGGAGCGTtcattgcgctgctgctgctgcttctgctgctgctgcagacgcGCGGGCCGAGGCTGCGGGTGCGGTGCGATGCCGGCGCACGGTTGACGACGACGTCCCCAGCGGCCAGGGAAAAGGGACGGACGGACAAGACAGATTGGCGGAGAAAATAACAAGGTCAAGACGGTGAGAGGCGAGCGAGGCTGCGGGCGGCGGGCGGACGAGGATTGGCGGcgctgagaagagagagaggagacgcTTTCCGGGAAGACGTGACGGGACAAATGGTTTCCGCCTTTACAGCCCTAGCGGTTTGCGGGCTACGAGGATGTCACCGGCCTGGTCTGCGACTCATTCATGGCCGACCACGCTGTTTCGAGGCTTCGTCGATTGGCGGGCTGTCGCGTAGAGCAGCAACAAGTATGGAAGTAGCTGCAAGATCTGGATGGATCGACGTTTGGTCTCGAGACAGGACACTCGCAGCTCCAGACCCACTGCCAGTCGTCAAAGTCGAGAtgcaagaaggagaagacgcagcagattcggggcagcagcagattggCCACCTACACTGCGATGGCTGCTTGGAGGCGAGGGATGAATCTCTCAAACTGTGCAAAATAGGTCGAGTTTCCAGACTCGGCCTCGTGCCCTTGGGGAAACAAAAGGCTGTAGGTGTCCGAGATTCAATTGTTCCTTGCTCGGCGTCTTTCCCCCGATTGGCACCCACCATGGAGAGAGCTGCGGGTGGGCTGCGCCTGTTTAGTAAACCGTGCTTCTGGCGCCCTATGAACTAGGGATGCAGCATAGAAGGGGACGAATCTGGGAATGCCTCACAGACAACTCCAGGTCGGAACCGGGCTAGGTCGCTTTTAGTGGGCAGCCACCCCCATTCCGCCCATATCGTTGATTATGTTTCTGGCCTGCCCTGCCCGCCGGCCGGCCATACGAAGCGGTGCTCCGCAGTTTGAGAAGGCTGGAGCCACCCCAGGCTCCTTGGAACTAAATTGAAGCCGAGCCTACGCTGCTTCTCGGAACCCTTGACTATGAGACAGGCAAGCGTGCGGCATAACAGAAATACTAGTGGTTGTGAAGACAGTCAGCCAGACTTTGGTTGGAATACCGTGGGGCTTTACAGGTTACAGACAGCAGTGACTTGACGCCCAGGAAGCATGATGGGAACAAGAAGGCGACGGTGTTTGACCGAAGCATCCCTACCAAACGCCCGCGAAGCACCAGTGTGTGATTCAACAATACCACATGCACTGAATGTATGTATACCTACGATAGTACTATTTCGGAGTTAATACCGGTACTGTGCTCATCTGGTAACTGTTACGAGAGCGGATTTCCAACAAGAGCATGTCGTGGCGGCCGTCAAGCCCATCTCTTCATGCAAGTGAGAACGGCGCACCGTCCCACGTTCTCGTGTCTCGTGAGAGAAGCGACGGCATGACATGACATGATATGACATATTTCTGGACAGCTGCTTTTCGTTTGGCCCTCGCCCACCGAACGGAGAGACCAGGCCCAAGCGGGTTTGCATTGAGcaagcaatgcaatgcaatgcaatggaCGGCGATTACAGCAGCACTATCGTCAGCCCCTCGGGACTAGCTGTCTTGGATCTATGCCTCCAAGTACTGTACCTCCCTTTGCAGCAGACCACACCGGGTATGCCGTCAAGATACCATCGGTCGAAAAAGATCTCGAGGCTGGCCTGTGTATTGCCGCATCAGATCAGGCCCGCTGGCGGTCTCATCTCACCCATGAACCAGGGTCTGTCTTCTCCATGCATGCTAGTGCCACGCTGGAGTCGCACCGGTTCAAACCTGGCCCAGGCACAGGGCACGCACAGGGCCTCTCCTTTTTGATGACAGGCCCGCCCAACTGCCGAGCAGAAACCGGGCCCAGCTCATGCTTTCTCTGCTTCGCGCGCTCAGACGAGTCGTGATTCCGATTCCTGAGTTCCTGAGTCGGGTgctggcagctgcagctactaTGTTAAGCTCTCGCTTACTCACGCCTCGCGCCTCGTTGATTGCCCCTCACGACTAACTGTACGGCACAGTAGCACATggaactactactactgcgcTGTACTAACGCCCAGCCCGTGCTCTTTAGCACGCTCGCCCATTCCTACTGGGTGCCCATATTGTGGGGGTGGCTGGGGTTCGTGCCGCCTTCATCGACCGGCATGGCTGTCACAAGCAACTGGAACTGCTGGCCGTGCCCTGCAGAAACTGCTACCGTACCGTGAGCTCCATTTTAGCCCAGCGAAAGGTTCCCGGTAAAGAGGGCTAACTTTTCGAACTCGTCTTATTTCTTattgttcctttttcttcttctgtttgaCAGGGGTCGCCTGGCCATGCCTAGAACCACACACACAAGTAAACCCGACTAGAGCCGGGGCTGTTACTTTCGTACTAGGGACTATCTGCTACAATGTAACTGATACTGCGCCTACAATATTACAGGAccagttaaaaataaaaaaaggagtcaAGAGAACCTAAACACTTTGCAGACTTgacgacaacaacaaaatGTCTTCCGCAAAATTGAGCTCAAACCCCCCTCCGTGCTGTCAAACTGAGTCAGCTAAAACACCAGACGCATCAAAAACTAAATCTAATCAATCGATCGAAACAGGCCTCGGCCGTGCGCACGCAACACAGGGGGTCTCTTCTGGTTTCTCCTTTGCAAAAAGCGCAAAGATCGTTACAGGTACCTCCACTTTGTGGaagctttttctcttttcctttcctttgtcttttcttctttttttattacttgtTGAAGACTCCTTTTCCATCTCGGCGGAATTAATTCCACAAAAATAATACTGCTAGCCATCCGCCTTCCTCCTTGAAGATAGTAGATAATATGTCTAGGCCTAGGTATACGAAGTGCATATACGGAGTCTAAACGTATAGAGCGCGAGGTTCAAAAATTGCACAGTCATGGGGCGGGTATCAAAAAATAGTGGCAAAAGTGGTTCAATATTCAAGGGACTCGGCTAGGCTGAAGCGCTAACTCGGGGAATCCAGCTCCTTCCTACCTGGTTAATAGCAGTACCCAGTATCGTGTATCTCACCCCtagggggagaaaagaaacgccCAGCTACTGTTGGCAATGACTCGcatctggaagaagaagtcgatATTTCCGGAGCAATGAATGGTACAGTAATATTGTACGAGAATCTCACAAAGAGAAACCGGTTTTGCGTCTCTATTAATAATCCTCTTTCTAGGTAGATTATAAGGTTAATAGGAGATCGTTGCAGAGGAGATCCGACTGCCATGAATACTAATATCAAATTCCATGCACTCCGTGTCAATCTCCGCTTCCAGCTTGTCttcgcaacagcagcaagctcagcagcatcTATTTCCGCGAGAAATGGCAAATACCTACTTCCTCCCCCAGCCCGCGCTTAATGTCGCCAAGCTGCTACCTTGTAGCGGCGGTAAGAATACCGCGCCAGTTCGGTGGGCAAATCGCGTAGCCCAGCAGGGCCGTTACACTCGGCATAGTGCAATGCATGCTGATTCAAGACCCTTTGAAAACGGGGAGTGTCCGCGTGCCACCTCCCGTGTCAGCTATCGAAATCCTCAAGCCGCAGACAGGCCGTTGTAAGCACGATTTGAATAGAAGGGAAGGGAGAGCAAGCGAGGTATGAGGTAGTCTGGAGATGGCATTGGACAAAAGAGCGGCTGCAAACAAAGACATGTGTATGGCTCGCTTCAGTCAGCGCTTATTCCAAAGCGCATGCATAGCTGATGCTACCTTTCGACGCCATGCCGTTCGTCTAGCCCACGGCATTGACTCGGAAGATTAACGTCCTAATAAGCTGGTGCCCAGTCCAACCCTATCTCGATTCCTGATAGTACTACTTACTAAGAGATAGGTAAGGTATATAGATAGATGCCTACACAGGGTATCATGCCTAGCCTACTTGTAGCAGTTCGTGAATACGAGGCCACTTTACCTACTCCAAATCGAGGTCTGCAGATACTCCCGACATAGGTAGGGAGCTATGATGCTATAGGCAAAAAGACCCCTAGCTATTTGGTAGCTTAGTAATGATAAAGACGAACCAGGAATAATACCAGAGCAGCAGTCGacaaggggggaaaaaaacaccCACCTTCCGTACAACGCAGCATGTCTTTCAGTATTCATTCGCCCCTCTGaaaggatataaatatctgCAATCGGGATTCTTTGGTCAGCGCTTCCCTTTTTTGCTGTAGCACAAGCACCTACCCGTAGGGCGGCGCCCCTCCTTTTTCGCCCCTCGCCTATCAAATCCCTACGTCTCTCAATCTTGCCCAATGCAGTGCGCGTGTAAGCTGACCGTTCGGGGCCGCTTACGACACAGACCAGGGGGAGCACAATGCAAAAGATTCAATTCCGAGGACCTTGTTGTTGATTTGAACTAGGTTTGTGTTGTGTCGTATATCAATATTTAGTAGATACATATTCAGGTAGGTCTCCGTcgtaatgatgatgatgccggtATTAATTCCGCTCCCCAGCTGTAGATCATCCACGTTCTCTGCAGCTCCGTATGCAAATGCAATCTCCGATATCAACCCGAacctctctccttctctttcatcGGCTATATACAGCGTGTATATCTCCCGTATACaatggtatatatataaagaacagaacagaacagaacagatagtagaagagagagagagagagagagagagagagagagagagagagaaagagtagGAAAAAATGCATATATCATCCTTCCTCCCTCGCGGCAATACGCCATGTATCAATGCATGCCCTCTGTGCTGGCCACTGGTTTCGATCCCAACGCCACAGATGCAAATACACCAAAATAGAAAGAGGATACCGACCATCTTCCATGTCGGCCTTTCCCGAAAAAGAGTAAAATTACAGGCAAGAAAACAGCTCAGTAGACAAAagttcctctcttttctcagcGCTTGCCCCTTCGAAACGAGGATTAGGCCATTTCTCAGTGGGTATTATAATATCGGCCAAATCCTTTGCAGAATCAAAATCGTTTTAGCCTCTCAGAACAAGTTCCTCCCGCTTGCCAGTCGTACGAAGCTATATGGCACGTTTTGGCCGACGAGCAGCCGTAGGCTCTCGACGGTTGTAAAGGCCGCAACGTCAGCCGCATCGTATGCGGTAAACCCACTCTGTTCGGCGACTACAACAGGATCGTTCTTCTGCTGCGATGCCGCCTCGGCCAGGTTCAAAAAGACCTTTTTCGTGTTCGATGACGTCTCGGGATCGGCCTCTCCAAAAACTCGCAGTAACATGCCGACGATGTTGCTCTTGCCTCGGCCAAGTGCTGATATAATAACAAACGGCGCTCGGTTGTCTGCCACAGATCGGGCACGCTGAAGACTTTCCATGCTGATGAATTGTTCGATCGGGGGCGCGTTTCGGGCTAACGTGGAGGGCGTTCTGAAGCCGACAGTGTATATCTTTGACATCTTGAGAGCTTTTAATGCAAAGAAGACTGGCGCAGCGTCGTCGGCGGTCAATGCCAGCACCACTGCGGTGCGGCCAAAGTAAGCGGAGGGGGCTAAATCACGAGTTAGTGTAGACAAGATGCCTCTCCAGCTGGCATTGTCAAAGACTAATGAAGTGTTCGAGGCCAAGCCCGGCTGCCCTCCCGGCGGCAGAGCGCCCTCAAACTGAGAAGGCGGCGTCGTGTTCAATCCTGAAGTCGCAGGCTTCACAACGATTGTGTCGATGATACCGATCCCCTGTGCCGCCTCGGACAAGATTGGTCCTTTGCCGTTCTGCAGCGTCGAAAACCAAGGATTGTGTCTCATGATGGTCTGGTATGACAACCCCGGGTCGAGATAGGCACCTCCAAAGTCCCTCTGATTGCACCATGCCTGGATACCTGCCGGGTTATTGTGCTGGCGCTCCACCACAGCAAATTGGTGCGGTAGTCCCAGCTCGTTGAAACATTTCTCGTAAAAGGGCGCTCGCGGGGCGATGTtccgagcagcagcgctgctgATGCCGTAAAAGTACTTCTTTGGAAGCTGGCCAAGCAGTGCCAGGGCGCCGTTGATCTCGGCCGTGCTCATCTGCCCAGGAGCCGCAATGATGGGAAGGAGGGGGTGCGTGATGGGCGAGAATACCGTGTTCAGCGTTCTTGAAAACTGACCGATTTCGCCCATATTGACAGCTGAGAGTGGCGGCGCGTCTGGATACTCGGCTTTTATCTTTGAGCGGAAGTACTCAAGCTCAAAGTTCTCGTTGTGGTCGTTAATTATGGCAATCATCTTGACAATATCGGCGTACTGCTTGGATTTTACGAAAACCTCCTGTGCGTATTGTGACGGCCACTTAAACGTGCCCGAGAAGTCGTGGAATGCAGACATGATGCGAGAGTTCCCC is drawn from Trichoderma asperellum chromosome 4, complete sequence and contains these coding sequences:
- a CDS encoding uncharacterized protein (EggNog:ENOG41~TransMembrane:14 (i73-96o108-126i138-156o168-188i195-215o227-246i273-291o297-319i331-353o365-389i396-415o427-448i460-486o552-572i)), translating into MDRDYRDIDREPRIMASNPSEETALLSGISDTTPISDYASSSQPYSTAAAAARRGSLEDGPSHAISFGRSMSIALSLFCLIFLHTTNMSGLAMIQGSLAKDLRSPSQTMWFTTSYLIASSSLTPLAGSLATTFSPRSIVLPSAVLFSLGSLVASQAHSFPVFMLGRVVMGSGGAGVVVMSVVFVIELAGKRRRGVMIGVVNTAYTLGVSVGAAVYGVLQPVIGWRSLFWLQSAIILLAGFGLYLSLPESMSSSRTEQDGKAVSLRQKLANIDYLGAVLLILTIVLFLYSLAGDIHPTPLILSLLSLLAFIAVEFTLAPSPIIPLSVLSSRGILLSCLSQLGLLTGRMSIIFYTPIFMLAVRGSPAATAGSVLIASNVALSLGGLLIGWLHIRRAGSYYLSLLVSILCLDATFYALAELSRPATPSYVFVATVCFSGFVTGIVINYALVHILHLSHANTEYVTTSLFATFRGFGASFGTSLGGGIFYRVLRSDLVRGFLALDGTSELGPARRKLVDRLLESPELVWHGGELLKLEPQERQIAVEGYADAIKGVWRAAAVLGLLVIAVQAAAGWTSPREEATRKLQHEHEHDA